In one window of Caballeronia sp. TF1N1 DNA:
- a CDS encoding GntR family transcriptional regulator — MNGRLRELAPDASSPTPLYLQLATRLAAAIQRGAWNAGEALPAERTLSEAVGVSRITARKALALLVECGLIRRVRGAGSFITPRTQDPLSVLTGFTKKMEQRGFAPDSVWLQRDVRVASRDETVRLGLAPGASVASLGRLRRANGIVMAVEHSALPVSVVPEPFEIGASLYCYLEARGQSVVRALQHFRAVNAGAEIARLMGIAPRAALLVITRIGYSAEQRAIELTDTYCRDDYYDFVAELHR, encoded by the coding sequence ATGAATGGACGCTTGCGGGAGTTGGCGCCCGACGCTTCGAGTCCCACACCGCTGTATCTGCAGCTCGCCACGCGTCTTGCTGCAGCTATTCAGCGCGGCGCCTGGAATGCAGGTGAGGCGTTGCCAGCAGAACGCACGTTGTCGGAAGCGGTCGGGGTTTCGCGTATCACCGCGCGCAAGGCGTTGGCTTTGCTCGTCGAGTGCGGGCTCATTCGGCGAGTACGCGGCGCAGGCAGTTTCATCACGCCGCGCACGCAAGATCCACTGTCGGTGCTGACGGGCTTCACGAAGAAGATGGAACAGCGCGGTTTCGCGCCTGACTCGGTGTGGCTCCAGCGTGACGTGCGCGTAGCGAGTCGCGATGAAACCGTCCGTCTCGGGCTCGCGCCGGGCGCATCGGTCGCGAGTCTCGGCAGACTTCGCCGCGCGAACGGCATCGTCATGGCGGTCGAACATTCGGCGTTACCGGTGTCCGTCGTTCCGGAGCCGTTCGAGATCGGCGCGTCGCTGTATTGCTATCTCGAAGCGCGCGGGCAGTCGGTGGTGCGCGCGTTGCAGCACTTTCGCGCGGTCAACGCCGGAGCCGAGATTGCGCGGCTGATGGGCATCGCGCCACGCGCGGCGCTGCTCGTGATCACCCGTATCGGCTACTCGGCGGAGCAGCGCGCCATCGAACTGACGGACACGTATTGCCGCGACGACTACTACGACTTCGTCGCGGAATTGCATCGATAA
- the nagA gene encoding N-acetylglucosamine-6-phosphate deacetylase encodes MLKGNILTTDGWINGSLRFENGRVTALEGHIADPSTNDAPYILPGFIDLHVHGGGGRDIMEGGDAADTVARQHAQHGTTGLLATTMTAPRDELLQVLAGLGEQAKRRAASGARVLGVHLEGPYINPGKLGAQPDAAAVAVRDEVLEYLSLAPIRVVTIAPEISGHLEIISELASRGVRVQLGHSLGTYDDAVNALKHGARGFTHLFNAMSPLHHRDPGMVGAALAHAEYAELIPDLLHVHPGAIRAAMRAIPRLYVVTDSTSAAGMPDGEYRLGSQHVTKCMGGVRLADGTLAGSTLTMDQALRNLVSLGIPLADVSNRLSRFPADYLGLEDRGRIARGAWADLVVLDRELALSATYVEGESIVEYA; translated from the coding sequence ATGCTGAAAGGAAACATACTCACGACCGATGGCTGGATCAACGGTTCGCTTCGCTTCGAAAACGGTCGGGTGACGGCGCTGGAAGGTCATATCGCCGATCCCTCCACGAACGACGCGCCGTATATCCTGCCCGGCTTCATCGACCTGCACGTGCATGGCGGCGGCGGGCGCGACATCATGGAAGGCGGCGACGCAGCCGATACCGTCGCGCGGCAACACGCTCAACACGGCACCACGGGCCTGCTCGCCACCACGATGACCGCGCCGCGCGACGAACTCCTGCAAGTTCTCGCGGGCTTGGGCGAGCAGGCGAAGCGCCGTGCCGCAAGCGGCGCGCGCGTGCTCGGCGTGCATCTCGAAGGGCCGTATATCAATCCCGGCAAGCTCGGCGCGCAGCCGGACGCGGCGGCCGTCGCGGTGCGCGACGAAGTGCTCGAATATCTGTCGCTCGCGCCCATTCGCGTCGTGACCATCGCGCCGGAAATCTCCGGGCATCTAGAGATCATTTCCGAACTCGCCTCGCGCGGCGTGCGCGTGCAGCTCGGTCATTCACTCGGCACTTACGATGACGCCGTCAATGCGCTCAAGCACGGCGCGCGCGGCTTCACGCATCTCTTCAACGCGATGTCGCCGCTGCATCATCGCGATCCGGGCATGGTCGGCGCCGCGCTCGCGCACGCCGAGTACGCGGAACTGATCCCGGATTTGCTGCACGTTCATCCGGGCGCGATTCGCGCCGCGATGCGCGCAATTCCGCGCCTTTACGTCGTTACCGACAGCACCTCGGCGGCCGGCATGCCGGACGGCGAATACCGCCTTGGCAGCCAGCACGTCACCAAGTGCATGGGCGGCGTGCGTCTCGCGGACGGCACGCTCGCCGGCAGCACGCTGACCATGGATCAGGCGCTGCGCAATCTCGTCTCGCTGGGCATTCCGCTCGCGGACGTCTCGAACCGTTTGTCACGCTTTCCCGCCGATTACCTCGGACTCGAAGATCGCGGCCGCATCGCGCGTGGCGCATGGGCCGATCTCGTCGTGCTCGACCGGGAACTCGCGCTGAGCGCCACGTATGTCGAAGGAGAATCAATTGTCGAATATGCTTAA
- a CDS encoding SIS domain-containing protein yields the protein MLNEALESADVVAAQLADTSRIEALAVKLAEQPRHVALTVARGSSDHAASYFASLTMSRIGVPVASLPMSVATLQQAPLRVSGQLAVAFSQSGKSPDLVGTMQALRDAGAFTVAAVNVANSPLEKACEWYLPLFAGPELSVAATKSYIAMLSLSAIVVAHVQRDTELLDALESLPDALRAAGKLDWTRAVNELTNVDRMIVIGRGLGLAIAQEAALKLKETSGIQAEAFSSAEVRHGPMEIIDKDYPLLVFAPRGPEQAGLIQLAADMRARGARVLLAAPADVPGAELPLVATNHPALDPIAAILSFYVMAAGLAAARGRNPDAPRHLNKVTETH from the coding sequence ATGCTTAACGAGGCCCTGGAGTCCGCCGACGTCGTCGCGGCCCAGCTCGCCGATACCTCGCGCATCGAAGCGCTCGCGGTCAAGCTCGCCGAGCAGCCGCGCCATGTCGCGCTCACCGTTGCGCGCGGCAGTTCGGACCACGCCGCCAGCTATTTTGCAAGCCTGACGATGAGCCGCATCGGCGTGCCGGTTGCTTCGCTGCCCATGTCCGTGGCGACGCTTCAACAAGCACCGCTGCGCGTGTCGGGCCAGCTCGCGGTCGCGTTCTCGCAGTCGGGCAAGAGCCCCGATCTCGTCGGCACGATGCAGGCGTTGCGCGATGCGGGCGCGTTCACCGTTGCTGCCGTCAATGTCGCGAACTCCCCGCTGGAAAAGGCGTGCGAGTGGTATCTGCCGCTTTTCGCCGGGCCGGAATTGTCGGTGGCGGCGACCAAGAGCTATATCGCCATGCTGTCGCTCTCGGCCATCGTCGTCGCGCATGTTCAACGCGATACCGAACTGCTCGACGCGCTCGAGTCGTTGCCGGACGCCTTGCGCGCGGCGGGCAAGCTCGACTGGACGCGTGCCGTGAACGAACTCACGAACGTCGATCGCATGATCGTGATCGGCCGTGGTCTCGGTCTCGCTATCGCGCAGGAAGCGGCGCTCAAGCTCAAGGAAACCTCCGGCATCCAGGCGGAAGCGTTCTCCAGCGCCGAAGTGCGTCATGGTCCGATGGAGATCATCGACAAGGACTATCCGCTGCTCGTGTTCGCCCCGCGCGGGCCGGAGCAGGCAGGCTTGATTCAACTGGCGGCCGACATGCGCGCACGCGGCGCACGCGTGCTGCTCGCGGCGCCTGCCGACGTGCCCGGCGCGGAATTGCCGCTCGTCGCCACTAATCACCCGGCGCTCGATCCGATCGCCGCAATCCTTTCGTTCTATGTGATGGCCGCGGGTCTGGCCGCCGCGCGCGGGCGCAATCCCGACGCGCCGCGCCACCTGAACAAGGTCACCGAAACCCACTAA
- the ptsP gene encoding phosphoenolpyruvate--protein phosphotransferase has translation MRRAEESLLNHPIDNPNDVVLLAPFTGPVVPLADVPDPVFAEGMFGDGIGIDPLDGVLVAPCDGTVTHLARTHHAVTLRTPHGAEILVHIGIDTVELGGQGFAPMIEQGATVRAGQPLIEFNADFVAQHAPSLVSVIAVANGDAFEVIERAGRGMLKAGARMLVLRAKDGARAESARSSANVTEEARRTLTLGHAGGLHARPAARAREAARGFDAKVEIRYQGRKAPVESVVGLLGLGAGEGATVELLGIGAQAKEAVEAVAAELLRAGQGEVEESPARAKSPAPVVAASAVAQPLAPNTLAGVCAAPGIAVGKLVRWDDKEIVPPEAATQSSAAESRALDRAISQVDAELDETVRTASQRGAVGEAGIFAVHRVLLEDPTLVDAARDLISLGKSAGFAWREAIRAQIALLNNVKDELLAERAADLRDIEKRVLRALGHTNTAARELPAEAVLAAVEFTPSDLSSLDRTRVTALVMSRGGATSHAAIIARQVGIPALVAIGDALHAIPEGTQVVVDASAGRIEHAPTELDVERARNERDRLLNVREANRKMSGQAATTRDGHAVEIAANIATLEDAQAAVENGADAVGLLRTELLFIHRQSAPTPGEHASSYQGIVDALQGRTAIIRTLDVGADKEVDYLTLPPEENPALGLRGIRLAQVRPDLLDDQLRGLLAVKPLGAVRILLPMVTDSGELQRLRVRIDELAREAGRTEPIEVGVMIEVPSAALLADQLAKYADFLSIGTNDLTQYTLAMDRCQPDLAAQSDGLHPAVLRLIKTAVQGAQKHGKWVGVCGALGGDPLAVPLLIGLGVTELSVDPVAVPGIKARVRNLDYQLCRQRAEDVLALESAQAVRAASLEIWPQD, from the coding sequence ATGCGTCGCGCCGAGGAGTCACTGTTGAATCATCCCATCGATAACCCGAACGACGTCGTGTTGCTCGCGCCGTTCACCGGCCCCGTCGTCCCGCTCGCCGACGTGCCGGACCCTGTGTTCGCGGAAGGCATGTTCGGCGACGGCATCGGCATCGATCCGCTCGATGGCGTGCTCGTCGCGCCTTGCGACGGGACGGTGACGCATCTGGCGCGCACGCATCACGCGGTCACGTTGCGCACGCCGCACGGGGCGGAAATTCTCGTGCATATCGGCATCGATACGGTCGAATTGGGCGGCCAGGGCTTCGCGCCGATGATCGAGCAGGGCGCAACCGTGCGCGCGGGTCAGCCGCTCATCGAGTTCAATGCGGATTTCGTCGCGCAGCACGCGCCGAGTCTCGTCTCCGTTATTGCCGTCGCCAATGGCGATGCCTTCGAAGTCATCGAGCGTGCCGGTCGCGGCATGTTGAAGGCTGGCGCACGCATGCTCGTGCTGCGCGCGAAAGACGGCGCCAGGGCCGAAAGCGCGCGTTCGAGCGCGAACGTGACGGAAGAAGCGCGCCGCACGTTGACGCTCGGTCACGCGGGCGGTTTGCATGCGCGTCCGGCGGCGCGCGCGCGCGAAGCCGCACGCGGTTTCGATGCAAAGGTCGAGATCCGTTATCAAGGCCGCAAGGCGCCGGTGGAAAGCGTCGTCGGGTTGCTGGGTCTCGGCGCGGGCGAAGGCGCGACCGTCGAGCTGCTGGGTATCGGCGCGCAGGCGAAGGAAGCCGTCGAAGCCGTCGCGGCGGAGTTGCTGCGCGCGGGTCAGGGCGAAGTCGAAGAGTCACCGGCACGCGCGAAATCGCCCGCGCCGGTTGTCGCTGCGAGCGCGGTCGCGCAACCGCTCGCGCCGAACACGCTTGCGGGCGTGTGCGCGGCGCCGGGCATCGCGGTCGGCAAACTGGTGCGCTGGGACGACAAGGAAATCGTGCCGCCTGAAGCGGCCACGCAATCGTCGGCGGCGGAAAGCCGTGCACTCGACCGCGCCATCTCGCAAGTCGATGCCGAACTCGACGAAACCGTACGCACCGCATCGCAACGCGGCGCGGTCGGCGAGGCGGGAATCTTCGCGGTGCATCGCGTGTTGTTGGAAGACCCGACGCTCGTCGATGCCGCGCGCGATCTCATCAGCCTCGGCAAGAGCGCGGGCTTCGCGTGGCGCGAGGCGATCCGCGCGCAAATCGCGCTCTTGAACAACGTGAAGGACGAACTGCTCGCCGAACGCGCTGCCGATCTGCGCGATATCGAGAAACGCGTGCTGCGCGCGCTCGGCCACACGAACACCGCCGCGCGCGAATTGCCCGCTGAAGCCGTGCTCGCGGCTGTCGAATTCACGCCTTCCGATTTGTCTTCGCTCGACCGCACGCGCGTGACCGCGCTCGTGATGTCGCGCGGCGGCGCCACGTCGCATGCGGCGATCATCGCGCGACAGGTGGGCATTCCGGCGCTCGTCGCCATCGGCGATGCACTGCACGCGATTCCCGAAGGCACGCAAGTGGTCGTGGACGCGTCGGCGGGACGTATCGAACATGCGCCGACCGAACTCGATGTCGAACGCGCGCGCAACGAACGCGATCGTCTTTTGAACGTGCGCGAGGCGAATCGCAAGATGTCGGGACAGGCCGCGACGACCCGCGACGGCCACGCCGTCGAAATCGCCGCGAACATCGCCACGCTCGAAGACGCGCAAGCCGCTGTCGAAAATGGCGCGGACGCGGTCGGCCTCCTGCGTACCGAATTGCTGTTCATTCATCGTCAGTCGGCGCCGACGCCCGGCGAACATGCGTCGAGCTATCAGGGAATCGTGGATGCGCTGCAGGGCCGCACCGCGATCATTCGCACGCTGGATGTCGGCGCGGATAAGGAAGTCGATTATCTGACGCTGCCGCCCGAGGAAAATCCGGCGCTCGGTCTGCGCGGCATTCGCCTCGCACAAGTGCGGCCCGATCTGCTCGACGATCAACTGCGTGGTCTGCTCGCCGTGAAGCCGCTCGGCGCTGTGCGCATTCTTCTGCCGATGGTCACCGACTCCGGCGAACTGCAACGCCTGCGGGTACGGATCGACGAACTGGCGCGCGAAGCGGGCCGCACGGAACCGATCGAAGTGGGCGTGATGATCGAAGTGCCGTCAGCGGCGCTGCTTGCCGATCAGCTCGCGAAATACGCGGATTTTCTGTCCATCGGCACCAACGACCTCACGCAGTACACGCTCGCGATGGACCGTTGCCAGCCCGATCTCGCCGCACAGTCCGACGGCCTGCATCCGGCCGTGCTGCGGCTCATCAAGACGGCCGTGCAAGGCGCGCAAAAGCACGGCAAGTGGGTCGGCGTGTGCGGTGCGCTCGGCGGCGATCCGCTCGCGGTGCCGTTGCTGATCGGCCTCGGCGTGACGGAATTGTCGGTCGATCCGGTGGCGGTGCCGGGCATCAAGGCGCGCGTGCGTAATCTCGATTACCAGCTTTGCCGGCAGCGCGCGGAAGACGTGCTCGCGCTCGAATCCGCGCAGGCAGTAAGAGCGGCCAGCCTTGAAATCTGGCCGCAAGACTGA
- the nagE gene encoding N-acetylglucosamine-specific PTS transporter subunit IIBC, translating into MDANPFAKMQRLGRALMLPIAVLPVAGLLLRLGQPDVFNIKMIADAGDAIFTNLPLLFAIGVAVGFAKDNNGTAGLAGAIGYLIEIAVMKDINDKLNMGVLSGIVAGVVAGYLYNRYKDIKLPEYLAFFGGKRFVPIVTGVACLALGIIFGYIWQPVQAAIDLAGTWLTTAGALGTFVFGVLNRILLVTGLHHIINSLAWFVFGSFTPPDGGAVVHGDLHRFFAGDKTAGGFMTGFFPIMMFGLPAACLAMFHEAPKERRAVVGGLLFSMALTAFLTGVTEPIEYSFMFLAPVLYAIHAVLTGVSLAICSALGIHLGFTFSAGAIDYVLNYGLSQRGWMAIPLGLVYGVIYYGLFRFFIRKFNMATPGREPATTDAETSATPVAGGYGTPLPGAANTRAAKYIAALGGASNLTLVDACTTRLRLSVADTEKVSESQLKSIGARGVLKRGATNVQVIIGPEADIIADEIRGELEHSSTRGATPASSAPAAASVASANVGAFDQTAGPLDPDPLRWLAVFGGATNVVTLDAVAQTRLRVVVRDPSAVDRQRLSTLDVAWVSADTFHIVVGAAAQRYAAQLATRVPGSGGGASPLPA; encoded by the coding sequence ATGGACGCTAACCCGTTTGCAAAGATGCAGCGCCTGGGCCGAGCCCTGATGCTGCCGATTGCCGTACTACCGGTAGCCGGCCTGCTATTGCGTCTAGGCCAGCCCGATGTCTTCAACATCAAGATGATCGCCGACGCGGGCGACGCCATCTTCACGAACCTGCCGCTTCTGTTCGCCATCGGCGTGGCGGTCGGTTTCGCGAAGGACAACAACGGCACGGCGGGTCTTGCCGGTGCCATCGGCTATCTCATCGAGATCGCCGTGATGAAGGACATCAACGACAAGCTCAACATGGGCGTGTTGTCGGGGATCGTCGCGGGCGTGGTCGCGGGCTATCTGTACAACCGCTACAAGGACATCAAGCTGCCGGAATATCTGGCGTTCTTCGGCGGCAAGCGTTTCGTGCCTATCGTCACGGGGGTCGCGTGTCTCGCGCTCGGCATCATATTCGGCTACATCTGGCAGCCGGTGCAGGCGGCTATCGACCTGGCCGGAACGTGGCTCACCACGGCGGGCGCGCTCGGCACTTTCGTCTTCGGCGTGCTGAACCGCATTCTGCTGGTGACGGGTCTGCATCACATCATCAACTCGCTCGCGTGGTTCGTGTTCGGCTCGTTTACGCCGCCGGATGGTGGCGCGGTCGTTCATGGCGATCTGCACCGCTTCTTTGCCGGCGATAAAACCGCGGGCGGCTTCATGACGGGCTTCTTCCCGATCATGATGTTCGGCCTTCCGGCCGCGTGTCTGGCGATGTTCCACGAAGCGCCGAAGGAGCGCCGCGCGGTCGTCGGCGGCCTGCTGTTCTCGATGGCGCTCACCGCGTTCCTGACGGGCGTGACCGAGCCGATCGAATACAGCTTCATGTTTCTGGCTCCGGTGCTTTACGCGATCCATGCGGTACTTACCGGCGTGTCGCTCGCTATCTGCTCGGCGCTCGGCATTCATCTTGGCTTCACGTTCTCGGCGGGTGCAATCGACTACGTGCTGAACTACGGACTGTCGCAACGCGGCTGGATGGCGATTCCGCTCGGGCTCGTCTACGGCGTGATCTATTACGGCCTGTTCCGCTTCTTCATCCGCAAGTTCAACATGGCAACGCCGGGCCGCGAGCCGGCCACGACCGATGCCGAAACGTCCGCCACGCCGGTTGCAGGCGGCTACGGCACGCCGCTGCCGGGTGCAGCGAACACGCGCGCCGCGAAGTACATTGCGGCGCTGGGCGGCGCGTCGAACCTGACGCTGGTCGATGCCTGCACGACGCGTCTGCGTCTGTCGGTGGCGGATACGGAGAAGGTGTCGGAATCGCAGTTGAAGAGCATCGGCGCGCGTGGCGTGCTCAAGCGCGGCGCGACGAACGTGCAGGTGATCATCGGACCGGAAGCGGACATCATCGCCGATGAAATTCGCGGTGAACTCGAACATTCGTCGACGCGCGGAGCGACGCCGGCTTCGTCCGCTCCGGCCGCTGCTTCGGTGGCTTCCGCGAACGTTGGCGCCTTCGATCAGACTGCCGGCCCGCTCGATCCCGATCCGCTGCGCTGGCTGGCGGTGTTCGGCGGCGCGACCAATGTCGTCACGCTCGATGCCGTTGCGCAAACGCGACTGCGCGTGGTCGTGCGCGATCCTTCGGCGGTGGATCGTCAGCGCCTGTCGACGCTGGATGTCGCGTGGGTTTCGGCGGATACGTTCCACATCGTCGTGGGCGCGGCCGCGCAGCGTTACGCGGCACAACTCGCGACGCGCGTGCCGGGAAGTGGCGGCGGGGCATCGCCGTTGCCGGCTTGA
- the rpoH gene encoding RNA polymerase sigma factor RpoH, with protein MSNAMTLPNVLSSAPAKATSAGALTYAQSSMLTGQIGNIDSYIQAVNRIPMLSQAEERQYATEFREQGNLNAARQLVLSHLRLVVSIARNYLGYGLPHADLIQEGNIGLMKAVKRFDPEQNVRLVSYAMHWIKAEIHEYILRNWRMVKVATTKAQRKLFFNLRSHKTGTSAFTPEEIEGLASQLNVKREEVAEMETRLSGGDIALEGQVEDGEEAYAPIAYLADSHSEPTNVIAARQFDKLQSDGLASALESLDARSRRIVEARWLEVQDDGSGGMTLHELADEFGVSAERIRQIEASAMKKMRSALAEYA; from the coding sequence GTGTCCAATGCGATGACCCTTCCGAATGTTCTTAGCTCGGCACCTGCCAAGGCAACTTCGGCAGGCGCGCTGACGTACGCACAATCGTCCATGTTGACCGGCCAGATCGGCAACATCGATTCATACATACAAGCGGTGAACCGCATTCCAATGCTTTCGCAAGCAGAGGAGCGTCAGTACGCCACCGAGTTTCGCGAACAGGGCAACCTAAACGCGGCGCGGCAACTGGTGCTTTCGCACCTGCGCCTCGTCGTGTCCATCGCCCGGAATTACCTGGGTTATGGTCTGCCGCACGCGGACCTGATCCAAGAAGGCAATATCGGTCTGATGAAGGCCGTCAAGCGCTTCGATCCGGAACAAAACGTACGCCTCGTGTCGTACGCCATGCACTGGATCAAGGCGGAGATTCACGAATACATCCTGCGCAACTGGCGCATGGTGAAGGTCGCGACGACCAAGGCGCAACGCAAGCTGTTCTTCAACCTGCGCAGCCACAAAACCGGCACTTCGGCGTTCACGCCGGAGGAAATCGAAGGTCTGGCAAGCCAGTTGAACGTGAAGCGCGAGGAAGTGGCCGAGATGGAAACGCGTCTGTCGGGCGGAGATATCGCGCTCGAAGGCCAGGTCGAAGATGGCGAGGAAGCCTATGCGCCGATCGCCTATCTGGCTGACTCGCATAGCGAGCCGACGAATGTCATCGCCGCGCGTCAGTTCGACAAGTTGCAAAGCGACGGTCTGGCTTCCGCGCTGGAATCGCTGGATGCGCGTAGCCGCCGTATCGTCGAAGCGCGCTGGCTCGAAGTGCAGGACGACGGCTCGGGCGGCATGACGCTTCACGAACTGGCGGACGAATTCGGCGTATCGGCTGAGCGTATCCGTCAGATCGAAGCGAGCGCGATGAAGAAGATGCGTTCCGCGCTGGCCGAGTACGCGTGA
- a CDS encoding acyloxyacyl hydrolase produces MQKNKGPWRHLLSHGAIALLLGVTSAAAHADRFGLQIAGGVADRDIKKADLGFVWDPNLTWWEIGGFHFTLLGEGHVAYWHSQESNAVHPNIWEFGVTPVLRFVKSSGYIRPFIEAGVGVRLLSHTRITTDFTVSSAFQFADMVGVGAIFGEKQNYQAGFRFQHLSNASIKEPNPGINFSQLYLQYNF; encoded by the coding sequence ATGCAGAAAAATAAAGGCCCTTGGCGTCATCTGTTGTCCCATGGCGCAATTGCCCTGTTGCTAGGAGTCACGTCGGCGGCAGCGCATGCCGACCGCTTTGGTTTGCAAATCGCGGGCGGCGTGGCCGATCGCGACATCAAAAAGGCGGATCTCGGCTTCGTATGGGACCCGAATCTGACCTGGTGGGAAATCGGCGGCTTTCACTTCACCTTGCTCGGCGAAGGTCACGTCGCCTACTGGCACTCGCAGGAAAGCAACGCCGTGCACCCGAACATCTGGGAATTCGGTGTGACGCCGGTTCTGCGCTTCGTGAAGAGTTCGGGATATATCCGGCCGTTCATTGAAGCGGGCGTCGGCGTGCGGCTTCTGTCGCATACGCGAATCACGACGGATTTCACGGTGTCGTCCGCGTTCCAGTTCGCGGATATGGTCGGCGTCGGTGCGATCTTCGGCGAGAAGCAGAACTATCAGGCGGGCTTCCGGTTTCAGCATCTGTCGAACGCCAGTATCAAAGAGCCGAATCCTGGTATAAATTTCAGCCAGCTATATCTGCAATACAACTTCTGA
- a CDS encoding nuclear transport factor 2 family protein — MPAKSMEAIRGLERDRFRAMVDSDGPALDALLAENVSYVHTNGKRETKRQFIDAITAGRRRYRQIEIQSQDVIVAGKDTCLVSGRVLIEMESKNGALLFPIAYTAVHVQTDGQWLLLALQATRVALE; from the coding sequence ATGCCGGCAAAATCCATGGAGGCCATTCGAGGCCTCGAGCGCGATCGCTTCCGGGCGATGGTCGACAGCGACGGCCCGGCTCTGGATGCGCTTCTAGCCGAGAACGTCAGCTACGTTCACACGAACGGCAAGCGCGAGACGAAGCGCCAGTTCATCGACGCGATCACCGCTGGTCGACGCCGCTATCGGCAGATCGAGATCCAGTCGCAGGACGTGATCGTCGCCGGCAAGGACACGTGCCTCGTCTCGGGACGGGTGCTGATCGAGATGGAATCGAAAAACGGCGCGCTGCTGTTTCCCATTGCCTACACCGCGGTTCACGTTCAGACCGACGGACAATGGCTGCTGCTAGCCTTGCAGGCGACGCGCGTGGCGCTGGAGTAG
- the leuA gene encoding 2-isopropylmalate synthase — protein MMPNPAEKYRPFPQVRLNGRRWPNRTIEKAPIWMSTDLRDGNQSLIEPMSIAAKLEFFEMLVATGFKEIEVGFPSASQTDFDFVRKLIDEKRIPDDVTIEVLVQSRRELIERTFEAAEGASKVIVHLYNAIAPSFRRIVFNQSQEEVKALAVEGTRIIKECADARPQTRWTYQYSPETFSMTELPFAREVCDAVAQMWRPTPDHKMIVNLPATVEAATPNVFADQVEWMDRNLGYRDSIVLSVHPHNDRGTAVAAAELAVLAGAERVEGCLFGNGERTGNVDLVTLALNLYTQGVDPGLDFSDIDSVRRVVERCNQLPVHPRHPYAGDLVFTAFSGSHQDAIRKGFAQRQPGTVWEVPYLPIDPADLGRSYDAVIRVNSQSGKGGATYLLERGLGFTPPRRVQIEFSHAVQRLADTSGEEVTGDAICTLFKQEYFDAGGVVARVDAATLSVFGRNVAVPPASGATSGDVYAQAVAACFDVSANVSWFETAVTASGDTAVFVGCRVGDEPLRFGVAVHANPALAVVDAVVSAVNRSKPLGRQAERQDEAVEA, from the coding sequence ATGATGCCGAACCCCGCCGAGAAATACCGCCCGTTTCCGCAAGTCCGCCTGAATGGCCGCCGCTGGCCGAACCGCACGATCGAAAAAGCGCCCATCTGGATGAGCACCGATCTGCGCGACGGCAACCAGTCGCTCATCGAGCCGATGAGCATCGCCGCGAAGCTCGAATTCTTCGAGATGCTGGTGGCAACGGGCTTTAAGGAAATCGAGGTGGGGTTTCCGTCGGCATCGCAGACGGATTTCGATTTCGTGCGCAAGTTGATCGACGAAAAGCGCATCCCGGACGACGTGACGATCGAAGTGCTGGTGCAATCGCGCCGCGAATTGATCGAGCGCACGTTCGAGGCAGCGGAGGGCGCGAGCAAGGTGATCGTGCACTTGTACAACGCGATCGCGCCGTCGTTCCGGCGCATCGTGTTCAATCAGTCGCAGGAAGAAGTGAAGGCGCTGGCGGTGGAAGGCACGCGCATCATCAAGGAATGCGCCGATGCACGGCCGCAGACGCGCTGGACCTACCAGTACTCGCCCGAGACCTTCAGCATGACGGAGTTGCCGTTCGCGCGTGAAGTCTGCGACGCCGTCGCGCAAATGTGGCGTCCGACGCCCGATCACAAGATGATCGTCAATTTGCCGGCCACCGTGGAAGCCGCGACGCCGAACGTATTCGCCGATCAGGTCGAATGGATGGACCGCAATCTCGGTTATCGCGACAGCATCGTGCTTTCGGTGCATCCGCATAACGATCGCGGGACGGCGGTCGCGGCCGCGGAGCTCGCGGTGCTCGCGGGCGCGGAACGCGTCGAAGGTTGTCTTTTCGGCAACGGCGAGCGCACGGGCAACGTCGATCTCGTCACGCTTGCGCTCAATCTCTACACGCAGGGCGTCGATCCGGGCCTCGATTTCTCCGATATCGACTCGGTGCGTCGCGTCGTCGAGCGCTGCAATCAGTTGCCGGTGCATCCGCGTCATCCGTATGCGGGCGATCTTGTTTTCACGGCGTTTTCGGGCTCGCATCAGGACGCCATCCGCAAGGGTTTTGCGCAGCGTCAGCCGGGCACGGTCTGGGAAGTGCCGTATTTGCCGATCGATCCCGCCGATCTCGGTCGCAGCTACGACGCCGTGATCCGCGTGAACAGCCAGTCCGGCAAGGGTGGCGCGACTTATCTGCTCGAACGCGGGCTCGGCTTCACGCCGCCGCGCCGCGTGCAGATCGAGTTCAGCCACGCCGTGCAAAGACTCGCGGACACCTCAGGCGAGGAAGTCACCGGTGACGCAATCTGCACACTCTTCAAGCAGGAATATTTCGACGCGGGCGGCGTGGTCGCGCGCGTCGATGCGGCGACGCTCTCCGTGTTCGGGCGCAACGTCGCGGTGCCGCCGGCGTCAGGCGCGACGAGCGGCGATGTCTACGCGCAAGCCGTGGCGGCGTGTTTCGATGTATCGGCAAACGTGAGCTGGTTCGAAACGGCGGTAACGGCGAGCGGCGATACGGCCGTCTTCGTAGGCTGCCGCGTCGGCGACGAGCCGTTGCGCTTCGGCGTCGCGGTGCACGCGAATCCGGCGTTGGCTGTCGTGGATGCGGTCGTCAGTGCGGTGAATCGGTCGAAACCCTTGGGCCGTCAGGCAGAGCGGCAAGACGAAGCGGTCGAGGCTTGA